DNA from Azospirillum sp. TSH100:
TAGCGCAGGATCAGCGCCACGATCAGCAGCCCGAGCGACCAGCCCAGCACGATCAGGTTGGCGAAGAAGGCGGCGAGCGGCAGGCCCAGCGCGAAGACCGAATAGCCGAAGAAGGGAATCGCCAAGGCCGCCGCCGGCAGAACGCCGATCAGGGTGCGCAGCAGGCTCATCGTCATCAGCGCCGTCACCCATTCGCCGGGGCGCAAGGGGCTGACGAACAGATGGCCGAGGTTGCGTGACCACATCTCTTCCAAGAAGGAGATGGAGACGCCGAGCTGGCCGCGGAACAGCACGTCCCACAGCAGCACCGCGCTGACCAGCACGCCGGCCCCCTGCGCCACCCAGCCGCTGCCGCCGCCGCTGGTCGAGGCCATGAACTGGTTGATGTAGCCCCACAGGATCATCTGCATGGTCGGCCAATAGGCCAGCTCCAGGATGCGTGGCCAGGACCCGCGCAGCAGATACCAGTAGCGCAGCACCATGGCGCCGACCCGGCGCAGCGAGAAGCCGTTGCGCGGAATGGCGCGGGGGATCTGGGCGTCACTCGGCGGCATCGGCGGCCTCCCCGGTCGGGATGCGGTCGTCCGACGCGCGGGCGATGTCGAGGAACACCTCCTCCAGCGTCTGGCGGCCATAGCGAGCAAGCAAGGCCGACGGCGCGCCGCGGTCGACGATCCGCCCCTGGCGCATCACCAGCACGCCGTCGCACAGCCGCTCCACCTCCAGCATGTTGTGGGAGGCCAGCAGGATGGTGGCGCCGGTGCGCAGGCGGTACCGCTCAAGATATGTCCGGATCCAGTCGGCGGTGTCGGGGTCGAGCGACGCCGTCGGCTCGTCCAGCAGCAAAAGCTCGGGCTCGTTGAGCAAAGCTTTCGCAAGGGCAACGCGGGTTTTCTGCCCTGCCGACAGCCCGCCGGAGGGGCGATCCAGAAAACGCGACAGGTCAAGATGCTCCGCCAATTCTTGGACGCGCTTTTTGACGCATGTCAAACCGTAGAGGTGGGCATAGACGGTAAGGTTCTCCCGCACCGTCAGCCGATGGGGCAGCTCGACGTAGGGGGAGGAGAAGTTCATGCGCGGAAGCACGGCATGCCGATGGCGCGCCATGTCGACGCCCAGGATCTCCACCGTCCCGGCCGTCGGCAGCAACAGCCCGAGCAGCATCGAGATGGTCGTCGTCTTGCCCGCGCCGTTGCCGCCGAGAAGGCCGGTGACGCTGCCGCGCTGCACGGTGAAGGTGATCGCGTCGACCGCCGTAACGTCCCGGCCGTCCGGGGTCGGGAAGCGCTTGGTCAGCCCGTCGGCCCGGATGGCGGGGGCGATGGCGGGGACGATTGGCTGCTGCTGTGGGATGGGTCGCTCGGTCATGGGCACAGAATATGGCGGCAGCCGCCGCAACCGCCAGGGGCATGCGGCCCAGGGACAAGCATCGGGACAAGGATCATGGTGACGATGGCCAGCGCGCTGACCGTACCGGTCCCGCCCTCTCCGGCGCCGCTCCATTGGGCGCAACCGGACGGCCGCATCACGTTGCGCACGCTGATCCTGATCCGCTGGGTCGCCGTGCTGGGGCAGCTGGCCGCAGTGGCCTTCGTCAATCTGGGGCTCGGTTTCCCGCTGCCGCTCGGGCCGGTGATTGCCGCGATCAGCGCGTCGGCCCTGCTGAACGTGGTGGCGATGGCCCAGCGAGGCGGCCGGCTGCGGCTGGCCGATCGCGACGCGGCGCTGTATCTCAGCTACGACATGCTGCAGCTGACGCTGCTGCTCTATCTGACCGGTGGACTGAGCAACCCCTTCGCCATCCTGCTGCTGGCGCCGATGACCGTGGGGGCGGCCATCCTGTCGCGCTACAGCACGGTGCTGCTGACCGGGCTGAACCTGATCTGCCTGACCGCACTCGCCCTCTGGCACTTCCCGCTGCCGTGGGAGGAGCCGGTGCGTTCGATGGCGCCGCTCTACGCCTTCGGCGTCTGGCTGTCGCTGACGGTGTCGTCGGTCTTCATTGCCGGCTATGTCTTCCGCGTCGCTGCCGAGGCGCGGCGCTTCGCCGACGCGCTCGCCGCCTCGCAGGTGGCGCTCGCCCGCGAACAGCGGCTGGGGGCGCTGGGCGCGCTCGCCGCCGCCGCCGCGCACGAGCTGGGCTCGCCGCTCGGCACCATCGCCGTGGTGGCGAAGGAACTGGCGCGCGACCTGCCGCCCGACAGCCCCTATGGCGAGGATGTCGAGCTTCTGCAAAGCCAGGTGATGCGCTGCCGCGAGATTCTGGCCGATCTGGCGCGCAAGCCGGAGGCCGATGGCGGCGACCCGTTCGAGCGGCTGCCGCTGACCACGCTGATCGAGGCCGCCGCCGCCCCGCATCGCCTGGGCCACATCAACTTCGCCGTGGAGCCGCACCCGGTCGGCGAGGCGGAGGAGCCCTTCCTGCGCCGCAGCCCGGAAATCATCCACGGCATCGGCAACTTCATCCAGAACGCCCACCAGTTCGCCCGTCACAAGGTGACGGTCGCCGCCGCCTGGGACGGACGCGGCGTCACCATCACGGTGATGGACGACGGCCCGGGTTTCCCGCCGCATCTGCTGGGCCGCATCGGCGAGCCGTACCTGTCGGTGCGCGGCGAGCGCTCCGGCCCCAAGGGGCAGACGGGCGGCGGCCATATGGGGCTGGGCATCTTCATCGCGCAGACGCTGCTGGAAAAGACCGGCGCGACGGTGCGCTACAGCAACAATCCGCCGGACAGCAGCACTCCGCCCGCTGACCAGACCGCCGGCGGCCATCCCACCCAGGGCGGAACGGGCGCGCGGATTTCCGTGCGCTGGAAGACCATCAACGCCAAGAAATGAGGTTTCACGGTGGACACCCTCAAAACAACCGATGACATGCTGTCGGGCGATGCCGTCAAACTGACCTTCACTGGCGACGTCACCCGCAGCCTCCTGATCGTCGACGACGACGCCCCCTTCCGCACGCGGCTGGCCCGCGCCATGGAAAAGCGCGGCTTCAACGTCGTCGCGGTCGACAGCATCCAGCTCGGCATCGAGGTGGCGCAGGAATCCGCCCCCGCCTTCGCGGTGGTCGACCTGCGGCTGGGCGACGGCAACGGACTGGACGTGGTGTCGGCCCTGCGCGACGCCCGCCCCGACGCCCGCATCGTCATGCTGACCGGTTACGGCAACATCGCCACCGCCGTCGCCGCGGTGAAGGCCGGTGCCGTCGATTACCTGCCGAAGCCGGCCGACGCCGACGCGGTGGAATCGGCCCTGCTTGCCGATGGCCGGCCGCTGCCGCAGCCGCCGGAAAACCCGATGTCGGCCGACCGCGTGCGCTGGGAACACATCCAGCGCGTCTTCGAACAGTGCGATCGCAACGTTTCCGAGACCGCGCGCCGTCTGAAGATGCACCGCCGCACCCTCCAGCGCATCCTGAACAAGCACGCCCCGCGCGCCTGAACCGGAGAGTCATCGGGAAACGCGAACGGCCCGCCCCGAACAGGGAGCGGGCCGTTCGGATGTTCGGCCGGCGCGCCGCTCAGGCGGTGTGGTCTTCCGTGCGGCAGGTCTTGATGCCGAGCAGCGTATAGGCCGGGCAGAACCCGACGAAGGCCGTCAGCAGCGGCACCAGCCCGACCAGTCCCCACAGACTCTTCGGCCCGACGACGGTCAGCGAGATCAGGATCAGCCCGACGATGGCGCGCAGCGCGCGATCCACCGGACCCAAATTGCGGCAATTCATGGCGGCACCCGTTCTTGTATGAGCGATGCCCTTCGCTTTACGCCCCAGCCATTGCCGCGTCTGTGATTGAGTCACGTTGGAAGTTGTCGCCGTGAGACTTGCCGCGGGGGAACTTGCCGCTGTCCCTAATTCGACCACGGCCCATGCGCCGGCATAACGGACCCGTCTTCAAGAAATTCGATCATTCGCCGTTCGATCCGCAGCAGCACCTCGCGGGCGGGCAGATTGTGGCATTCACGGCTGTGATCGCGGATCTGTCTGATCGCGCTGACGGTGGCGGATTCCTGACGGCACGGCATGGTGTGACCTCCGTCCAAAAGGCATAGAGGTAATATACCCTTTTTCTTATCCTCTACAGCATAAAAATTCGCACACTGAACAATTTGTCACAGGCCCGAATCCTGTGCCCGGCTGTCCAGCGTCAGCAGGGCGGCGGGGTCGAGCACCTGGATGCGGCCACGGGACAGGGCGACGAAGCCGCGGCGCTCGAACTCCTTCAATTGGCGGCTCACCACCTCGCGCGCGGTGCCCAGTTCCACCGCCAGCGCCTGATGGGTGATGTCCAGCCCGCCGGCGGTGTCGCGGCGGTCGGCGAGGAAGCGGGCGAGGCGCAGGTCGATGCGGCCGAAGGCGACCTCCTCGATCAGCATCATCATGCCGGTCAGCCGATTGCCGAAGGACGTGAAGACGAAGTCGCGGAAAGCAGCGGAGCGCGCCACCAGATCGTGGAAGGGGCCGGCGGCCAGCGCCACCGCGTCGATGTCGGTCTCCGCAACCGCTTCGGCGCTGTAGGGATTGTCGGTCAGCAGGCAGGCAGTGGTGACGATGCAGGTCTCGCCACGGCCGACCCGGTACAGCACGATTTCGCGGCCGGTCTCCGATGCCATCTGCACCCGGACCGCACCGTCTAAAATCATCAGGAAAGTGTGACAACGGTCGCCGGCGCGGAACAGGACGGTTCCGCGCGGAACGTTCACCCGCCGCCCGGCGTTGCCGAGATGGACCGCCATGTCCGGTTCCAGCTTCGCCAGTGTCGGGAAAATCGCGGGAATGTCCGCAGCCCAGCCGGTGCGATCGAACGTCATGGACCCTGTCCTTCCGAGTAACCCCCATTATCTCCCGCCCTGCGTCGACGGTCCATACCGCACTGCAACAGGGTCAGGAAGGCTACCCACTGCGCGCCCATTGCTCGCCGCATGCACTGGATGGCCGATGCAACGGCTGGACTAACACTGCGTTTCAGCCAATCGGACGAACCGCCGAGCCTGCCCGCCGGACAGCATCAGCTGCCCGGAACGGAGGGTCGGGCAAACGGATGGTCCTATGGCCGCGCTTTCTGGTCGTTACGCGAGGAGGACCCTTTGGCCACCCAGGAACTTCAGGAACACCCCCGACGCAACACCCCTGAGTCCCGGCGGGGCCCCGGGTCCGTGTCGCCCGGCATCTCCTATGACCTGTCGGCCAGCGCCGCCAGCGCCGTGCGTCGGACCACCGGGCTGTTGCGCCGGCACAAGCTGCTGATCGGTACGGCGATCGTGGTCGGCACCGGGTTGGCGGCCCTGGTCGCCTTCCGGATGACGCCGCTCTATACCGCCGAAACGCTGATCATGGTCGAGCACCGCAAGAACACCGTCCTCAATTTCGAGGGCGTGGTGTCCGACATGACTCCCGACATCAGCGCGCTGCAAAGCGAGGTGGCGATCCTGAAGTCGCCGGCCTTCGCCGAAAAGGTGGTGGCGAAACTCAAGCTGATGAACGATCCGGAATTCAACGCCTCGCTTCGTCCGCTGCCCCCCGGCTGGGTGTCGGCGCTGAACCCGCGCAACTGGATTCCCGACAGCTGGAAGCAGTCGAGCAGTGTCCCGCTGTCGCCGGAGGAGGTCGAGCGCAACCACCTGACCTCGGTGGTCAATGCGGTGCTCGACAACACGTCGGTCCGGCCGCAGGGCCGCTCCTACGTCATCGCCGTCAGCTTCGACAGCGAGGACCCGCGTAAGTCGGCCCTGATCGCCAACACCATGGCCGACCTCTATCTGGTCGATCAACTCGACGAGAAGTTCAAGGCGTCCAAACGCGCCACCCAATGGCTGGAGGAGCGGCTGACAGACCTGCGCAAGGAAGCGCAGACCACCGGCGACGCGGTCGAGAAGTACCGGACCCAGCATGGCCTGACCACCTCGTCCAACAACGAGAGCACGGTGGTCGGCCAGCAGCTGAGCCAGCTGAACGCCGACTATATCCTGGCCCGCACCAAGCGGCAGGAGGCGGAGGCCAAGCTGCGCGACGTCACCGCCATGGCCAATTCGCCGCGCGGCGCCTCGGCGGTCGGCGACGTGATGGGCTCGCCGCTGATCCAGGCCCTGCGCGAACGCGAGGTCGATCTCCAGCGCCAGATCGCCGACGCCACCAACCGCTACGGCGCCAAGCACCCGATGCTCCAGGCGCTGCAGAGCCAGCTGCGCGACCTGCAAGGCCAGATCAAGACCGACGTCGGCAAGATCGTCTCCAACCTCAGCAACGAGGTGGAACTGGCCAAGGGCCGCGAGCAAGCGCTCAAGGCCAGCCTGGACCAGGCCGAGGCCAAGCAGAACGAGCAGCAGCAGGCGACCGTCGGCCTGCGCACGCTGGAGCGCGACGCCGGCACCGCCCAGTCGATGTACGAGGCGCTGCTCACCCGCTCCCAGCAGATCGCGGCGCAGACCGACATGCGCCAGCCCGACGCCCGCATCGTGTCGGAGGCGTCGATCCCGCTCGACCCGTCGCAGCCCAACCGCAAGCTGATCCTGCTGCTGGCCCTGGTGGCGTCGGGCACGCTGGGGGTGCTGCTGGCCATGCTGCGCGAACGGGCCGACAGCGGCTTCCGCAGCCCGCACCAGTTCGAGATGGCGACCGGCGTCCGCAGCCTGGGCATCGTGCCGCGCATCCCGCGCTTCGGCGGCTCGCCAGCGGCTTATGTGGTCGACAAGCCGATCTCCGCCTTTTCGGAATCGATGCAGAACCTGCGCACCTCGCTGCTGCTCGCCAATCCTGACGGGCGGCACCGGGTGATCCTGTTCAGCTCGTCGGTTCCCGGCGAGGGCAAAAGCTCGGTCGCCGCGGCATTCGCCCGCACCTGCGCCAACGCCGGACAGCGGACGATCCTGGTCGATTGCGACCTGCGGCGGAAAAGCCTGCACGAGATGCTGGGCATGTCCAACAACCGGGGCCTGTCGGAGGTGCTGGCCGGCACCGCGACGCTGGAGGAGGTGATCCAGGTCGATCCGCGCACCGGCCTGCACGTCATCCCCGCCGGCCATGGCCGCACGCTGCCGCAGGACACGCTGGGCTCGTCGGGCATGCACCAGCTGCTGTCGCGCCTGTCGGTCAACTATGACCGCATCGTGCTGGATTCGCCGCCGGTGCTGGCGGTGTCGGAAGGCAAGCTGCTGGCGGCGCTTGCCGACCAGACCGTCTTCATCGTCCGCTGGGGCATGACCAAGCGGGGCACCGCGATGGCCGGCCTGAAGGAGGTGATCGAGGCAGGCGGCGAAGTGGTGGGGGTCCTGTTCAGTCAGGTCGATACCCGGCGCCACGCCCAGTACGAGTTCCCGGACAGTGGGCGCTATCACGGCTACCGCCGCTACTACGCGAACTGAGGACAAGCTCCCCTCCCGCCCTCGGCCGGCCGAAGGCCGGTCCGATTGGCCGGACCGACTGCGGGAGGGGCTTTTGCGCCGTCCGTCACGATGTTTTCAACCACCGAAGAGCCCATGAATGTCGGCTGGACACCGCATCTTCCGGAACATCCGTGCCCTTGCCGCCGCGAAAGTGGCGACGATGGCGAGCGGGCTGGTGACCGCAGCCTGGACCGCGCGGGTTCTGGGACCGGACAGTTTCGGCGTGCTGGGCTTCGGCACCTCGCTGATGGCCTATGCGGCGCTGTTCGTGAACATGGGCCTGTCCACCTACGCCATCCGTGAAATCGCCCGCGATCGCGATCAGGCGGCCGAACTGTCGGAGCATGTGCTGACCCTGCGCACAGTCCTCGCCCTGGTGGTGGGGGCCCTCTATGCCGCCTTCATCCTCTCCTTGGATAAGCCGATGGAGGTGAAGGCGGTTCTTCTGGTGCAGGCGGTCCAGCTTCTTGGGAACGCCCTGGTGCTCGACTTTGTTTACCAGGCGACCGAGAAGATGGGGGTGATCGCCACGCGCGAGATCGGCACCTCGATCGGCTCGATGCTTCTTGTCTTCCTGCTGGTGCGTGGGCCTGAGGACGCCATCACCGCGGCCGCCATCACCGGCGGCTCCATCACCGTCAACGCGCTGGTGATGATCGGCCGCTTCCGCCGCGATTTCGGCCACCTGCGCCCGCGGGTCGACCTGAAGGTGTGGCGCGAGATCCTGACGGCGGCGACGCCGATGGCGGTCGGCGTCTTCGCCTGGGCGATCTTCACCCATCTGGACGTGGTGATGCTGGGCTTCCTGGCCCCGCACACCGAGGTCGGCTGGTACAGCGCGGCGGTGAAGATCCAGACGCTGGCAAATCTGGTCGGCAACATCGTGATGAACGCCTTCCTGCCGCAGCTGGCCGCCGCCTATGGCGAGCTTGGGCCGATGCGCGACCGGATGCGGGCCTATGCCGGCGTCATGCTGGCGGTCGGCGGGCTGGTCGTCGCAGGGGGCTTCGCCCTGGCGCCGTCGATCCTCGGCACGCTGTTCGGCGACGCCTATGCCCCGGCGACGCTGGCGCTGCGCCTGCTGATGCTGGCCTCGGCGGTGGTCTACGCCAACATGATCCTCGGCAACCCGCTGCTCGTCTGGCATCGGCAGACCGGCTACATGGTCGCCATGCTGTCGGGCGGCGCGCTGAACGCCCTGCTGAACATCTGGTGGATCCCGCGCTATGGCAT
Protein-coding regions in this window:
- a CDS encoding ABC transporter permease; this translates as MPPSDAQIPRAIPRNGFSLRRVGAMVLRYWYLLRGSWPRILELAYWPTMQMILWGYINQFMASTSGGGSGWVAQGAGVLVSAVLLWDVLFRGQLGVSISFLEEMWSRNLGHLFVSPLRPGEWVTALMTMSLLRTLIGVLPAAALAIPFFGYSVFALGLPLAAFFANLIVLGWSLGLLIVALILRYGMGAEGLAWIVVFMLAPVSAVYYPVSVLPAWLQPVALALPSAHVFEGMRALVFDGTLRWDHLAWAVGLNMLYMAAGIAVFLHAFHQARVRGALLQTGE
- a CDS encoding ABC transporter ATP-binding protein; its protein translation is MTERPIPQQQPIVPAIAPAIRADGLTKRFPTPDGRDVTAVDAITFTVQRGSVTGLLGGNGAGKTTTISMLLGLLLPTAGTVEILGVDMARHRHAVLPRMNFSSPYVELPHRLTVRENLTVYAHLYGLTCVKKRVQELAEHLDLSRFLDRPSGGLSAGQKTRVALAKALLNEPELLLLDEPTASLDPDTADWIRTYLERYRLRTGATILLASHNMLEVERLCDGVLVMRQGRIVDRGAPSALLARYGRQTLEEVFLDIARASDDRIPTGEAADAAE
- a CDS encoding ActS/PrrB/RegB family redox-sensitive histidine kinase produces the protein MVTMASALTVPVPPSPAPLHWAQPDGRITLRTLILIRWVAVLGQLAAVAFVNLGLGFPLPLGPVIAAISASALLNVVAMAQRGGRLRLADRDAALYLSYDMLQLTLLLYLTGGLSNPFAILLLAPMTVGAAILSRYSTVLLTGLNLICLTALALWHFPLPWEEPVRSMAPLYAFGVWLSLTVSSVFIAGYVFRVAAEARRFADALAASQVALAREQRLGALGALAAAAAHELGSPLGTIAVVAKELARDLPPDSPYGEDVELLQSQVMRCREILADLARKPEADGGDPFERLPLTTLIEAAAAPHRLGHINFAVEPHPVGEAEEPFLRRSPEIIHGIGNFIQNAHQFARHKVTVAAAWDGRGVTITVMDDGPGFPPHLLGRIGEPYLSVRGERSGPKGQTGGGHMGLGIFIAQTLLEKTGATVRYSNNPPDSSTPPADQTAGGHPTQGGTGARISVRWKTINAKK
- a CDS encoding ActR/PrrA/RegA family redox response regulator transcription factor, with translation MLSGDAVKLTFTGDVTRSLLIVDDDAPFRTRLARAMEKRGFNVVAVDSIQLGIEVAQESAPAFAVVDLRLGDGNGLDVVSALRDARPDARIVMLTGYGNIATAVAAVKAGAVDYLPKPADADAVESALLADGRPLPQPPENPMSADRVRWEHIQRVFEQCDRNVSETARRLKMHRRTLQRILNKHAPRA
- a CDS encoding DUF2892 domain-containing protein; translated protein: MNCRNLGPVDRALRAIVGLILISLTVVGPKSLWGLVGLVPLLTAFVGFCPAYTLLGIKTCRTEDHTA
- a CDS encoding Crp/Fnr family transcriptional regulator — translated: MTFDRTGWAADIPAIFPTLAKLEPDMAVHLGNAGRRVNVPRGTVLFRAGDRCHTFLMILDGAVRVQMASETGREIVLYRVGRGETCIVTTACLLTDNPYSAEAVAETDIDAVALAAGPFHDLVARSAAFRDFVFTSFGNRLTGMMMLIEEVAFGRIDLRLARFLADRRDTAGGLDITHQALAVELGTAREVVSRQLKEFERRGFVALSRGRIQVLDPAALLTLDSRAQDSGL
- a CDS encoding Wzz/FepE/Etk N-terminal domain-containing protein gives rise to the protein MSPGISYDLSASAASAVRRTTGLLRRHKLLIGTAIVVGTGLAALVAFRMTPLYTAETLIMVEHRKNTVLNFEGVVSDMTPDISALQSEVAILKSPAFAEKVVAKLKLMNDPEFNASLRPLPPGWVSALNPRNWIPDSWKQSSSVPLSPEEVERNHLTSVVNAVLDNTSVRPQGRSYVIAVSFDSEDPRKSALIANTMADLYLVDQLDEKFKASKRATQWLEERLTDLRKEAQTTGDAVEKYRTQHGLTTSSNNESTVVGQQLSQLNADYILARTKRQEAEAKLRDVTAMANSPRGASAVGDVMGSPLIQALREREVDLQRQIADATNRYGAKHPMLQALQSQLRDLQGQIKTDVGKIVSNLSNEVELAKGREQALKASLDQAEAKQNEQQQATVGLRTLERDAGTAQSMYEALLTRSQQIAAQTDMRQPDARIVSEASIPLDPSQPNRKLILLLALVASGTLGVLLAMLRERADSGFRSPHQFEMATGVRSLGIVPRIPRFGGSPAAYVVDKPISAFSESMQNLRTSLLLANPDGRHRVILFSSSVPGEGKSSVAAAFARTCANAGQRTILVDCDLRRKSLHEMLGMSNNRGLSEVLAGTATLEEVIQVDPRTGLHVIPAGHGRTLPQDTLGSSGMHQLLSRLSVNYDRIVLDSPPVLAVSEGKLLAALADQTVFIVRWGMTKRGTAMAGLKEVIEAGGEVVGVLFSQVDTRRHAQYEFPDSGRYHGYRRYYAN
- a CDS encoding flippase, which gives rise to MSAGHRIFRNIRALAAAKVATMASGLVTAAWTARVLGPDSFGVLGFGTSLMAYAALFVNMGLSTYAIREIARDRDQAAELSEHVLTLRTVLALVVGALYAAFILSLDKPMEVKAVLLVQAVQLLGNALVLDFVYQATEKMGVIATREIGTSIGSMLLVFLLVRGPEDAITAAAITGGSITVNALVMIGRFRRDFGHLRPRVDLKVWREILTAATPMAVGVFAWAIFTHLDVVMLGFLAPHTEVGWYSAAVKIQTLANLVGNIVMNAFLPQLAAAYGELGPMRDRMRAYAGVMLAVGGLVVAGGFALAPSILGTLFGDAYAPATLALRLLMLASAVVYANMILGNPLLVWHRQTGYMVAMLSGGALNALLNIWWIPRYGIEGAAMATFTAELAATVAIAWIHRQVIGELYAGIAARALLCAGASIAAALALDRFAAPLFDRLPALVHFVAGSVVMVAVYAVVAVLTGLVHLKRLRRLTSATA